One region of Malania oleifera isolate guangnan ecotype guangnan chromosome 6, ASM2987363v1, whole genome shotgun sequence genomic DNA includes:
- the LOC131158218 gene encoding uncharacterized protein LOC131158218: MEVTNEEHIDYDLSEPTMGEKLESLNLLNHGNSTSHEKQDSSPHTKLPSADSIHILLKQALHADDRALLLDCLYTQDDKVISNSTSQLNLPDVLKLLDSLLSIIQSRGAILVCALPWLRSLLLQHSSRIMSQESSLNALNSLYQVIESRVSTFQPALQLSSCLDLLYAGVVLDEVDENDTITPIIFEDKDESDEESEDAMETDQESEEERDDKLNGSSDIKGGDDISD; the protein is encoded by the exons ATGGAGGTTACTAATGAAGAACACATTGACTATGATTTGAGCGAGCCAACTATGGGTGAGAAACTTGAAAGCTTAAATTTACTGAATCATGGTAACAGCACAAGCCATGAGAAACAAGATTCTTCTCCTCACACAAAGCTTCCAAGTGCCGACTCTATTCATATTCTGCTTAAGCAAGCCCTACATGCTGATGATCGTGCACTTTTGTTAGATTGCCTTTACACACAAGATGACAAG GTTATCTCAAATTCCACTTCACAATTAAATTTGCCTGATGTCCTCAAGCTTTTAGACTCCCTCTTATCTATTATACAATCGAG GGGTGCAATCTTGGTATGTGCCCTGCCATGGCTGAGAAGTTTACTTCTACAACATTCAAGCCGAATAATGTCCCAAGAATCTTCTTTAAACGCTCTCAACTCTTTATATCAG GTCATTGAATCAAGAGTTTCAACATTCCAGCCTGCTCTTCAGCTCTCAAGTTGCTTAGACTTACTTTATGCCGGG GTGGTCCTTGACGAGGTAGACGAGAATGATACAATAACACCAATTATATTTGAAGACAAAGATGAGAGTGATGAGGAATCTGAAGATGCCATGGAAACTGATCAAGAGAGTGAAGAAGAAAGAGACGACAAATTAAATGGGTCCAGTGATATTAAAGGGGGTGATGACATCAGTGACTAA
- the LOC131157519 gene encoding 2-oxoglutarate-dependent dioxygenase 19-like: protein MAATSEAHKKQSSVKSLLAESPGLASIPHAYVCSTTTTAHNDDDDHHQDDDDEKDSSLIPTIDFSLLTSGTPHQRSRVIQDLRQTCQDWGFFTVVNHGVPEEVMKGMMRVCEEFFDLREEEKMEYYCDGKHVMDPIRCGTSFNPSVDKVLCWRDYLKVFVHPKFHSPTQPHDFSEVSLDYCRRTRVVAMELLRGISESLGLEECYMEKALNLASDGFQILAANLYPPCPQPELAMGIHPHSDHGLLTLLIQNGIGGLQVQHNGKWVPVNANPTSFLVNTGDHMEILSNGKYKSVLHRAIVNSKATRISVALAHGPSLDAIVSPAQQLTDGESNPPAYIPMKYKDYLELQQSNQLNHKSCLDRVRVPIL from the exons ATGGCAGCAACATCTGAAGCTCATAAAAAACAGAGCAGCGTGAAATCATTGTTGGCGGAGTCACCAGGTCTCGCCTCCATCCCTCACGCCTACGTCTGCTCCACCACCACCACCGCCCACAACGACGACGACGACCACCAccaagatgatgatgatgaaaagGATTCATCATTAATCCCCACCATTGATTTCTCCTTACTCACCTCCGGCACACCCCATCAGCGGTCCAGAGTCATTCAAGACCTCCGCCAAACCTGTCAGGACTGGGGCTTCTTCACG GTGGTAAATCACGGGGTTCCAGAGGAGGTGATGAAGGGGATGATGAGGGTGTGCGAGGAGTTTTTCGATCTGAGGGAGGAGGAGAAGATGGAGTACTACTGCGACGGGAAGCATGTGATGGACCCCATCAGGTGCGGCACCAGCTTTAATCCTTCTGTTGACAAGGTGCTGTGTTGGAGAGATTATCTGAAAGTGTTTGTGCACCCCAAGTTCCACTCCCCAACCCAACCCCACGATTTCAG TGAGGTTTCGTTAGACTACTGCAGAAGGACTAGAGTAGTGGCAATGGAATTACTGAGAGGGATTTCAGAAAGCTTGGGATTGGAGGAATGTTATATGGAGAAGGCTTTAAATTTGGCATCAGATGGTTTCCAAATCCTAGCTGCAAACCTGTATCCACCTTGTCCACAGCCAGAACTTGCAATGGGCATTCATCCTCACTCAGATCATGGCCTCCTCACCCTTCTCATTCAGAACGGAATTGGGGGCCTTCAAGTGCAGCACAATGGCAAGTGGGTTCCTGTCAATGCTAATCCCACTTCCTTCCTAGTTAACACTGGCGACCACATGGAG ATATTGAGCAATGGGAAGTACAAGAGTGTGTTGCACCGAGCCATTGTGAACTCCAAAGCAACAAGAATATCAGTGGCCTTGGCACATGGTCCGTCCTTGGATGCAATTGTGAGCCCAGCACAACAGCTCACAGACGGTGAAAGCAACCCACCGGCTTACATTCCCATGAAGTATAAAGACTATCTGGAGCTTCAACAAAGCAATCAGCTCAACCACAAATCCTGCTTGGATCGAGTTAGGGTTCCAATTCTCTAA